A region of Scleropages formosus chromosome 2, fSclFor1.1, whole genome shotgun sequence DNA encodes the following proteins:
- the arfgap3 gene encoding ADP-ribosylation factor GTPase-activating protein 3, with the protein MSDPSKQEISAIFKRLRSVPTNKACFDCDAKNPSWASITYGVFLCIDCSGTHRSLGVHLSFIRSTELDSNWSWYQLRCMQVGGNANATAFFSQHGCTASAANAKYNSRAAQLYREKIKNLATQATRQHGTELWLESQACVSPTSPLNKQEDFFALHTQADRNEQQSAHLSLDPPEDDQTPKIEDGEEGPRVDVLSISPKATLADLPSAGVSATKDQSSLIKKKPAAAKKTMATKKSGLGAQKVSSQSFSELEKQAQAADKLREHKEMATKKTSLLEENMVDSLRLAYKDLEIQRKKEESKMKNLEGKKKEQAERLGMGLGNRSGVSHSVLSDMQTIQQEAPAGARPTQGKRFTEEEGSEDDGTFSSRLSIYTDEPTQTPSKFSQWGGGGETSWMKDSRKPEPDFFLSSKSFSVDERTEGSTSRRKHDFEPGSTSDAAQKKFGDAKAISSDMYFGKQDNSEYEARTRLERFSGSSAISSADLFDEQKKQTASYSLSNVLPNTPDISQLKMGVKSVAGKLSVMASGVMSSIQDRYST; encoded by the exons ATGTCCGATCCGAGCAAGCAGGAGATTTCGGCCATTTTCAAGCGGCTGCGCTCAGTGCCCACGAACAAG GCCTGTTTTGACTGTGATGCCAAGAATCCCAGCTGGGCCAGCATCACATATGGAGTCTTCCTGTGTATTGATTGCTCTGGCACACACAGGTCTCTGGGAGTGCACCTTTCCTTCATCAG GTCCACAGAGCTGGACTCCAACTGGTCCTGGTACCAGCTACGTTGCATGCAAGTGGGCGGCAACGCCAACGCG ACGGCTTTCTTCAGCCAGCATGGCTGCACAGCCAGTGCAGCCAACGCCAAGTACAACAGTCGAGCTGCTCAGCTGTACCGGGAGAAGATAAAAAATCTGGCCACTCAGGCCACGAGGCAGCACGGCACAGAG CTGTGGCTAGAAAGCCAGGCCTGCGTCTCCCCAACATCTCCTTTGAACAAGCAGGAAGATTTCTTTGCCCTGCACACACAA GCGGACCGTAATGAGCAGCAGTCGGCTCACCTCAGCCTGGATCCCCCTGAAGACGATCAGACCCCCAAAATAGAAGATG GTGAGGAAGGTCCCCGTGTAGATGTTCTCAGCATTTCCCCCAAAGCTACACTGG CCGACTTGCCTTCTGCTGGAGTCAGTGCTACTAAAG ATCAGTCCTCGCTGATAAAGAAGAAGCCTGCTGCTGCAAAGAAAACG ATGGCAACCAAAAAGAGTGGACTGGGGGCACAAAAGGTGAGCAGCCAGAGCTTCTCGGAGCTGGAGAAACAGGCACAGGCTGCGGATAAGCTGAGGGAGCACAAAGAGATGGCCACTAAGAAGACCAGCCTGCTGGAGGAGAACAT GGTGGATTCTCTGCGACTGGCCTACAAGGACCTGGAGATCCAGAGGAAGAAAGAGGAGAGTAAGATGAAGAATCTAGAggggaagaagaaggagcaggcGGAGAGACTTGGCATGGGACTGGGCAATAGAAG CGGCGTATCCCATTCTGTGCTGTCCGACATGCAGACCATCCAGCAGGAGGCACCTGCAGGGGCACGGCCCACTCAGGGCAAGCGATTCACCGAAGAGGAGGGTAGTGAGGATGATGGCACATTCTCCTCCAG GTTGTCCATATATACAGATGAGCCGACACAAACACCCAGCAAGTTCTCccagtggggtgggggtggggaaacATCCTGGATGAAGGACAGCAGGAAGCCAGAACCTGACTTCTTCCTCAGCTCTAAGTCATTCTCAGTGGATGAAAGGACAGAGGG GTCTACATCAAGACGTAAGCACGATTTTGAGCCCGGGTCCACCTCTGATGCAGCTCAGAAGAAATTTGGTGATGCCAAGGCTATCTCCTCGGACATGTATTTTGGGAAGCAGGATAATTCAGAG TACGAGGCCCGTACCCGACTTGAACGCTTCTCTGGAAGCTCAGCCATCAGCTCCGCAGACCTGTTTGATGAGCAGAAAAAACAGACAG CTTCCTACAGTCTGTCAAATGTGCTCCCAAACACTCCAGACATCTCTCAGCTCAAGATGGGAGTCAAGTCTGTTGCCGGAAAACTATCTGTGATGGCCAGTGGGGTCATGTCCTCCATCCAG GACCGCTACAGCACATGA
- the ikbip gene encoding inhibitor of nuclear factor kappa-B kinase-interacting protein isoform X1: MPASEIKQRKRGANETKQGKQLEEEREPPPGPSGDTSGGRKAAEMDGAASSQWSSAGRAGPRVSAALWVAVCLGLAWFALHQNGRLAELEQKCGRAAELLELRERVTHLSDKLDSSEDDVQGAFSSRSLGAQLEQEISSLRAAIVEEQDRESSASRDIQALSERFMNVTEAWQGGLEHVAEDMGTLRAEARAAHGLAAQRVNQAEARLRSLEERLEEVEEGTRRNARALERTEEDDILRVRDLLDWNTEQLRKLEEQQRGLVRRDAELRYKLEEHLSRAQRREEQLPAVKECVHTILLLSAKLGATQRRVEELTLQVLDVEGSMLKIVSEILELRQTLDTLQKGGSAIEIKSDLSVFKETGTGLQGDSMEDGTEHGPLSQQEAPEETTRGA, from the exons ATGCCGGCAAGTGAAATTAAACAGAGGAAGAGAGGCGCTAATGAAACCAAACAAGGAAAACAGCTCGAGGAAGAGAGAGAGCCTCCGCCGGGGCCGAGCGGCGATACGAGCGGGGGGAGGAAAGCGGCCGAGATGGACGGCGCGGCCTCGAGCCAGTGGAGCTCGGCGGGCCGAGCGGGACCAAGAGTGAGCGCGGCTCTGTGGGTCGCGGTGTGTCTGGGACTGGCCTG GTTCGCGCTCCACCAGAACGGGAGGCTCGCGGAGCTGGAGCAGAAATGCGGGCGCGCGGCGGAGCTGCTGGAGCTGCGCGAGCGAGTGACTCACCTCTCCGACaag CTGGACTCTTCAGAAGATGACGTGCAGGGGGCGTTCTCCTCCAGGTCCCTGGGGgcccagctggagcaggagatcTCCAGCCTGCGTGCGGCCATCGTGGAGGAGCAGGATCGCGAGAGCTCGGCCTCACGTGACATCCAGGCCCTGAGTGAGCGCTTCATGAATGTGACAGAGGCATGGCAGGGAGGGCTAGAGCATGTAGCTGAGGACATGGGTACCCTGAGGGCGGAGGCAAGGGCTGCGCACGGACTGGCGGCCCAGCGGGTCAACCAGGCTGAGGCCAGACTGCGGAGCCTGGAGGAGAGGCTGGAGGAAGTGGAGGAAGGCACAAGGAGAAATGCCCGGGCACTGGAGCGCACCGAAGAGGACGACATCCTGCGGGTGCGTGACCTGCTGGACTGGAATACGGAACAGCTCCggaagctggaggagcagcagcgaGGCCTGGTGCGCCGTGATGCCGAGCTCCGCTACAAGCTGGAGGAGCACCTGTCCCGAGCGCAGCGCCGTGAGGAACAGCTGCCTGCCGTCAAGGAGTGTGTCCACACGATCCTGCTCCTGTCGGCCAAGCTGGGAGCCACCCAGCGCAGGGTGGAAGAGCTCACCTTGCAGGTGCTGGATGTGGAGGGCAGCATGCTCAAGATTGTCTCGGAGATCCTGGAGCTCCGCCAGACACTGGACACCCTACAGAAGGGCGGCAGTGCCATCGAGATAAAGAGTGACCTCAGTGTTTTCAAGGAGACTGGGACAGGGCTGCAGGGGGACAGCATGGAAGATGGAACCGAACATGGGCCGCTGAGCCAGCAGGAGGCACCAGAGGAAACCACACGTGGGGCATga
- the ikbip gene encoding inhibitor of nuclear factor kappa-B kinase-interacting protein isoform X2, whose protein sequence is MPASEIKQRKRGANETKQGKQLEEEREPPPGPSGDTSGGRKAAEMDGAASSQWSSAGRAGPRVSAALWVAVCLGLAWFALHQNGRLAELEQKCGRAAELLELRERVTHLSDKFDGIQALLVQLQEQAVLSQWEQLQGDIADLKGWAAGATEKRERLQATMADLSQAVGHIEERTAAVAKDAGAQVSAARTDVRRMSGLASDVEMLLERVGALEENLARTELSMAKRIGDLLAGSIDRVVALRASSEKNSQAVERLQRGAAQLAGADSELAGRILALETGRARLVKTVTIASDLKPKVSTVKRDLAMLEPLLSDLTSRIGQLAQDMGHREQDVGELRDTIAKLSSLRKEL, encoded by the exons ATGCCGGCAAGTGAAATTAAACAGAGGAAGAGAGGCGCTAATGAAACCAAACAAGGAAAACAGCTCGAGGAAGAGAGAGAGCCTCCGCCGGGGCCGAGCGGCGATACGAGCGGGGGGAGGAAAGCGGCCGAGATGGACGGCGCGGCCTCGAGCCAGTGGAGCTCGGCGGGCCGAGCGGGACCAAGAGTGAGCGCGGCTCTGTGGGTCGCGGTGTGTCTGGGACTGGCCTG GTTCGCGCTCCACCAGAACGGGAGGCTCGCGGAGCTGGAGCAGAAATGCGGGCGCGCGGCGGAGCTGCTGGAGCTGCGCGAGCGAGTGACTCACCTCTCCGACaag TTTGACGGTATCCAGGCCCTGCTGGTGCAGTTGCAGGAGCAGGCCGTGCTCTCCCAGTGGGAGCAGCTTCAGGGGGACATCGCAGACCTGAAAGGCTGGGCTGCTGGTGCAACCGAGAAGCGTGAGCGGCTGCAGGCCACCATGGCGGATCTCTCCCAGGCCGTTGGACACATCGAAGAGCGCACTGCCGCTGTGGCCAAGGATGCCGGCGCCCAGGTGAGTGCGGCACGGACCGATGTGAGGCGCATGTCAGGCTTGGCGTCGGACGTGGAGATGTTGCTGGAGCGGGTGGGAGCGCTGGAGGAGAACCTGGCCCGAACAGAGCTCTCCATGGCCAAGCGCATCGGGGACCTGCTGGCAGGGAGCATTGACCGCGTGGTGGCACTCCGTGCCTCCTCGGAGAAAAACAGCCAAGCTGTGGAGCGCCTGCAGCGTGGAGCTGCGCAGTTGGCAGGAGCTGACTCAGAGCTGGCCGGGCGTATCCTGGCGCTGGAGACTGGCCGCGCTCGACTCGTCAAGACGGTTACAATTGCGAGTGACCTGAAGCCCAAGGTGTCCACGGTGAAAAGGGACCTGGCCATGCTGGAGCCCCTCCTGTCTGACCTGACATCACGCATTGGCCAGCTGGCCCAGGACATGGGCCACAGGGAGCAGGACGTGGGAGAACTGCGCGACACCATAGCCAAGCTGAGTAGCTTGCGGAAGGAGCTGTAG